The window TTGAAAACAACGAGGTGGTGAAacaaagagcaagtattgtagcacaagggttcacgtAGATACCCAACTATTCTCCGGGGGTGGAATCTATTTTCGATAACTTATATCATTAACAGTACAGAATCATCTATCTCTGCAGTTGATAGATTTAGTGAtcacatatccatgtggatcactagattcagacatatatGCTTGATTCCCGATGGAATCTCACTTCTGAATCGAAATGCAATAcgcaacatacattgtgtaaaCTCAGTAAGTCACCATATGGCTTATTGTTGCCGGTATATTTGGTGTAACCGACGTAGTGAGTTCCTTAtacacaaggattactcctacaatgatgattatccatgtttgtgtgtctgcaatgacgacacatgtaatcatctaaatgacggagtttaaaatgaaggatttgggtaaaccaaAATACCGCTTGTTACTACAAATTGAGCACATTCACTGGCATATTATGTTGTCTATATCCAtaatatattggagaaattcattgtAGACAAATCTTATACATccataactctcatggtagttcattctctagacgtagagaaagatctatttagaccaagagatgatggaaatgagatattgggactcaacgttccataataccattggatccaccaaacacaattggttggtactcaagaatatctttcgatatctccagGGCATCAAACATCTTGTCCTGGTTTTCAGTTTCACATAAATGTGAACCCTGATATCATCGGATACATCGATCAGATCCCCACTATGTCAGATCGTAGACAAGCTTAGTGTTCATAGTAGGTGTGGTAACCCTCTCATGAAGAGTCTTCGAAACAAACCTCATGGCCacatccaccaaccattatctcaacgataatgtttcttgtgttgcccggatgcaaacaggttacataataagcaatatcactatattgcatatcttgcaagtcaaatcatgcgaCAGATTAGTTCACCGGGTCTCTATCAACTTCTATGTTCCAGAAATGTGTTCATGAAATTGGTATATGACGACTTCGGAACATGAAAGAATCAGGGGGTATCTTCCTGAATTGTTCCTGTTAAAAGCATTATATTATACTTTTTTTCGCTTCATGAGTTTACTTGTAATATCAACACAAGACCATATGTTATATTTTTCGTTTTCCCCACCAGGGTTTTTAAGAAAGTATACACGACATATTTATTGTCCTCTTGATTCTATGAGTTTTCTCGTATTGAGTTGAAAGAGACAATAACCATTATATGTTGCATaattttctccttattttttccACTGGGTTTGAAGGGGTTTTGACAACATATCAAACACATATCTCCTCATGTTTTTCCCAAAGACTTTCTCAAATTGAAGATGATGAACATTCTAGATATACATACTTGGAGGAGTCTTTATCAAGATGGTGGAGCATTCACAAAGACAAGCATAGATTAGGGGGGTGTTAAGGATTAATTATAATCCTAATAATCTCTGCTTAGTTTAGCAACCCTCATAGTTACCGACTTTGTTGCGTCCCCTCGACGCAACCCCTCCGCCGGTCACGACTCCTCACTCTCTATATATATACATTCATCATCATCAATGAAGAAAGAGTTTTGAGATTACTGTTCATTATTGATTCTCTCTCGATCTCAATCTTCACAGCTATTGCACCGCTGCCATGAAAATGCAGCTAAAAGGCAGGCGGGCACAACTACAATGCAAGTTATTGGGGTTTGCACAATCTACATAATCTATGTGTTTATTGCAGAGAACACCGAGTATTGGTGTAACCAGTTGCAGCTAGCTCTCCGTCATTTAGCTCGGTTCACATGATTCCTATCCTGCTTGTAAGTTTTGTACTTTTTTGAAATTCCTGAATCTTGAACCAAAAAGTTGAATAAGCCAAGTAAAAAAGCCATTAACTCCAAAACATGTGGTCCAAATGAGCTGACATTTTATAGATCAATATTAGGTACatgtataatttatttaatttattaAAAATGATTTTAAACCGAATATTTGAAATTGAATAGAAATTTGTAATGTGGCCAGTTTTTCCTTTTGCCACATATGCTCTTACAAGCAGGACCCACCTGTTAGAAATCATGATAACCAAGCTAAACAATGGATTGCAGTTACCTGCAACTGATTACATCAATAGGTGGTGTTCTCAACCCGTAGAATAGATAGTCTGCAAAACTGACCTCTATAGTTGTGGTCTATGCAATTTCCTCCAGATAAATCACATCTTCAGATTATTCTACTGATGATCAAGCTGTTACTATTGGCGCCGCTAGAAGCAGTGGAGATTGGCCATTCAGTCTCCATCTACTACCTCTGTtcttaaatataagacgttttggtagTTTAAATTGAACTGCCAAAACGTCTTGTATTTATGAACAGAGGGTGTAATTCACAAATCCGGATAATTTTATGCACATAAAAAAATTGCATCAAAAAAGCAATAGGAAAAAATGGCAGCGTTTAGTCCTCAGTCAGTCCTGGGAATATCTCAATTCACAACAAAAAAATATCGTGAGCCAGCAACGCCTCTGACAAACAAAATGTAAAGTGGCCGCAGAAAAACGGTCGTGTTACCCGACAGGCAAAACCTTCTTTTACATATATGATGATAAAGACCTGAATTGTCAATAAGGCGTGCAAGTGATGCTATTTATTACCACTGTTGAGTGAAAAGTAGCTAGAGAAAACAATTTCCTTGTCATTTTAAGCTATCAAAGAGCTTCTCAGCAACCTGTAGGATAGAAGTAACAAGCACAAGCAAGTTAGATCAGTCCAAGAGCTGCAAGGAACAAAAGAACACAGGAACAGTTGGCTTCTTCGATCAGCAAGGCACCCATAAATTTGAGTACAACCAGGAAGAGAGCACTCACATGCTTGTCAATGCATTTCCAGTAATCGAAGTACTGGCCAGTACAGTGCTTCTGCCCGGTCTCGTCACCTTCAATTCTCTTAACGCATTTCTGTGCATAACATAGGTGACATAAGATCATGTTCCAGTGGTAACAAAACAGAAGGTGTTCAGGAAACGAATAGTCTACAGCAAAAACTTCTCATAAATACTCAGATCAACTGACAATTAGATAGCCAATATGAAGTTCTTGATTGTGAAGTTCAATTATAAACAAGGAACACCCCAAACAGTTGCTGAATAACTGTTTGGTATTTAAACTGTAGACACTAGGTACAGCCTTGACCTTGGCCAATTGCTAAATATCAGGTGCTCCTGGGAATCACATGCTCCAGTGCTCCCCAGGAACCTGGGCCCGTTGGTCATGGTCGGGGTCCCTGGATCCACTCCTGGGCTGTTTTGTGCAAATTTACTGGGCTCCGACCATGGCCATTCAATACAGGTGCCTCAATCGCACGGGAGCACATGACTCCTGGGAGCAAGTGATATGCACTCTAGTCTAATACATGGTTGCAGCAGTACACAATTTTATTTAATGGAACACACTAGGAGACATAACCACATTTGTGTGCGTACACAACAAATCAAACAGCATATTACCTGATATTCATACCACTGGTAGACACACTTAGCCTTCGTACGATCCTCTAGGAGTGCCTTTGGGTCAGATACCTCCTCATCTGCCCTGAAATACAATACAACATCATATATTAAGAACAAAACGACTTGTAAATCATAACTTGCACAAATATCAATGCTTTAAACACAGAACAATTCAAAGCTGTTGAATTGGTATGGGCCTGGCCCATCtccacttggcccataaggcccagccCATGTGCAGACCTAGAAGAGAGAGGAGCTGCTCGAGTCTGAGAGTGAGCGTAAGTCAAAAGCCACAACCCACCCGCCAGTGCAGTAGAGGGAGAGGCTGGAGGTGAGTTCTTCCCAGTTCAATATGGTATCAGAGGCCAGCGAAGGAGAGTCCTGGAGGTGGCGAGGCGATTCCAGGCTGCTGCAGCGGCGGCAGCTCATACGTGCACTGGCCGTGCGTGAGCTGCGGCCGCGCGCAAGAGACGGAGAGGCAACTGCTGCGAGGGATTGCTGCGTTCGGAGGGAAGCAAGCTGCTGCTGTTGCTgagtgagaggaagaagaggaggtgcGGCTGCTGGAGTTGCTGCACGGGAGGAAAAAGAGGAAGCTGCTGGGTGCGCTACTACTGagtttgctgctgctgctgttgggtgCGCTACTACTGagtttgctgctgctgctgctgcgtggagagggaggggctgcTACTGCTTGTGCTGCTGTTGTGTCTGCTGGTGATGTGTggctgtgctgctgctgctgctgattggaAAGGGAAGAGGAGGCAGCTGGAACTGCTGAGGGCTGGATTGCTGCTGCTTCTGCTGGAGTGATTGCTGCTGCGTGTGGCTGCTCGCCAGAGGGGAGAAAGGGAGGTTAGCTGCTGCGTGTGGCTGCCTGGGAGGATGATGGCAGGTGGTGAGGCCGTGGATATGTTCAAACGACTTGGCGGAGGAGACCAGGGTCATGGATTCGGTGTGGCCAGACTCATGTGACGCAGAGGAAGGCACGTAGGAGATGAAGTGCTCAGAGGAGGTGGAAATGTAGCTGGGTGCAGATGTTGGGGGCTGCGTGCCTTGGCAAGCAGAGACTCGGAGGATGCCCTGCTCGCCACCATCAAGGAGGAAGCTGTGCTGCGTGCATGTCTGGCCTCCGCCGAGGCGTCCATTGATGTTGCACGGGCAAAGGTGGCTTGCATGGTGAACACGACAACCTTCATTAGGGATGTCAAAGCGTCGGAGGTCATCGAGGAGGAGAGGACCAGTTCGGCCCTTTTACAAATGAAGGTGACACTGAAAAGGCCACAATTGATGCTCATAAACTGATCCGGAGTGGGTGCTGGACTCTGGTCCATCTAAGCATGTTGCGGGTAAATGCAGTGTGTTTAGAGTCCTGCAATAAGCTTCTTCCTACTCACAAGGGCTCTATTCAAACTGACGATAGTACAAAACAACCTGTCGAAGGGGTTGGTACGGTAAAGTGCACTTTGACCATTTCTCTGTCCGATGTTTTACATGTGCCAGCGTTTCCTGTCAATTTGGTCTCTTTGAGTGATCTAATTGATCAAATAGACTGTCGTGACTTTTGACAAGTTCTGTTGCTTGATTCAGGAGCGACAGATGGTTGGGACTGCCACTAAACGTAGGGGGGGTCTGGTATGTGGGGGATGCAGCTAGACTTGGTGTGTGCTGCAACCATGGAGGAAAAGGAGAAGCAGGCGATGATCCATCACTGTAGGATGGGGCATGTACCTTTCGATAAGATGAGTAGAATATTTCCGTATGGTATGTCACTTATGTGTCGAATAGGCAAGGGCAAGTTGACATGTGATGCTTGCGAATATGCGAAACACACAAGAGCATCATGTGTGAGTAAGGGGCTTAGGAGCATATCTCCTTTTATGCTTATTCATTCGGATATATGGACTTCCCCGGTGGTGTCGATGAACGGAATGAAATATTTCGTTACCTTTATCGACTGCTATTCTCGTATGACTTGGATTTATTTGATGTGTCACAAGGATGAGgtgtttagccattttcaaaatttcCATGCCTTTGTGAAGTATCAGTTTCAGGTGCAGGTGTGGGTGCGGGTCATCAGGACTGGCAATGGCACAGAGTATGTGAACAACACCTTTGGGGCCTTCTTGTCTGACCAAGGTATTCTTCATCAAACTTCATGTCCAGACACCGCTCCCCTCCTCAGAATGGAGTGGCGGAAAGGAAGAATCGACATATTCTTGAGATTGCTCGGTCGTTGATGTATATGATGAATGTGTCCAAGTTCTTGTGGAGTGAAAGCAATTATGACAGCCACATACCTGATCAACCGGACACATTCAAGGATACTAGGCATGAAATCTCCTTGTGAGTTGCTGTTTGGAGAAACTAAGTTTGTTGTTCCCCCAAAGTTGTTTGGGGGTACCTGTTTTGTTCAAGATGACCGGCCTTCCGTTGGGAAGCTAGATCCACGGACAGTGAAGCGTGTATTTCTAGGTTATTCTTCTAGTCAGCAGGGGTATAAATGTTGGTGTCCCTCTGAGAAACGCAGATTTATCCGTGTGGATGTCACCTTCAGGGAGTCTGAGCCATTCTATGTGAGCTGACAGATCTGAGTTTGTTGCTTGAAGAGCTTGACTACTTACACTCTGTGAAGGATGGTCAAGAGGGGGAGAAGGTTTTGTCTCATACTCAGGGTGATTGTGTGGGCACTAAAACTAATGATGATGTGCAGGTTAAGGTCCACCTAATAGTGGGTATAACTCCAGTTGGTACGCTCACTGATGATGATGTAAAGGTTCAGGTCTTGCCAGCCAACAGTGGGTACAATTCAGATTGGTACTCTCCAGCTTCCTGTTTAGGATCGGTGGCAGAAGAATCCCCTGGTGTACTCACCATGGCATCCACAAGTGCAGGGGGGGCAGCAAGGAAGTGATGcgtcaattactccctccgtttcaaaatacttgtctttctaggcatttcaaatggacacaacatatggatgtatgtagacatattttagagtgtagattcgctcattttgctccgtatgtagtcacttgttgaaatctctagaaagacaaatatttaggaacggagggagtagatgtcaagaatgccttcttGCACGATGAGCTGCAGGAAGAAGTGTAAATGGAGATGCCACCAAGTTTTGGTACTTCAGAGACCATGGGGAAAGTATGCAGGCTAAAGAAATCCTGGTATGGACTGATAGATTTAGACCATTGTTTTTAttttaaggcggtaaggcgagGCAAGCCCCAGCGCCTCACCGCCTAAGCGCTAAGGCATAAGGCAAGGCAACGCCGACGCCAAAGGGTTCTAAGCAGCAGAATAGAGTAGAATTTGTTAGTCAAGTAGGCATATACACCTTGCCATTCCTGCTGGACTGCTGgttgcttgctgctgctgctgtcctgGAGAGGAAGATCTGCCGGAGAAGAGGGGAGAAgttgcaggagaggagggggaggaggatctGCCGGAGAGGGGGGAGAAGCTCAGCTCCAGCAGCCAAAGGTGGGGTTGGGGGGAAACAGAAACTGGTTTGAGCCCTCTCTCCTCCTGCTAGTAACTGTTGGCACCCAGACTTTGTTTCCCGCCCTTTACTTCCCGCCCAGAGTTCTGTTTCCCGCCTGAACTCCCAGCCCTGCCTGAGGCGTCTTCATTTGCCTAAGGCAGGCAGAATGGCGCCTAGGTGGACACCTTGGACGCCCTATGGACTAAGGCGGAAGCCTTAGACATGCACATAAGGCAAGGCCGATGCCTTGTGACCAGGGGCGCCCTGACGCCTAAGCGACACCTTAGGGACACCTTAAAAACAATGATTTAGACGTGCTGTCTATGGTATGGGGTATGGTCAATGTAACAGTGACCACACGGTGTTCTACAGACACTCTGATCGGAACATCACCATTCCTGcagtttatgtggatgatattatcgtCACTGGAGATGATAAGGAGGAAATAGGTAAACTGAAGGGATGTCTGAGCAAGGAGTTTGAGTTAAACGATTTGGGCAACCTAAACTACTTCCTTGGCATAAGTGGCCCGGACAGACAAGGGAATATCTTTGTACCACAAAAATACACCTTGGATCTCTTGAGTGACATGGGCATGATGAGATGCCGTGCATCCCCTACTCCGATTAAACAAAATCATCAAGTGACAGCACAATCAAGATGAACTAGTGAAAAGGTAGATTATCAGGTCGGGAGCTTATTGTACTTGTGTCATACCAAGCCTGACATTGCTTTTGTCATGGGTGTGGTGAGCAGATACATGCGTGAACCAAGGAATGGGCATCTTGATCAGTGCACAGAATCCGAAGATGCTTGAATGGCACTCCGAGAAAAGGGTTGTGTTTGTGAAGAGTGGACATCTTGAGGTGGATGGCTATAGTGATTCTGATTGGACGAGTTGTCAAGATGATAGAAGATCAACTTCAGGCTATTCTATGTTTGTGGTGGGAAATTTGGTGTCATGGAGAAGCAAGAAACAGATAGTTGTGTCTAAAGCAACAGCAGAAGCTGAGTATAGAGCATTATCTCAAGGGTTGAGTGAGATGCTCTGGGTGAAGAACCTACAGTGCGAGTTGAAACTTCTGAGGACCTCAAGTGTATGGTGTGACAATCAGTCAACCATAAGCATTGCCAATAACCCAGTTCAACATGACATGACAAAACATGTGGAAATTAATTGCTTCTTCATTAAGGAGAAACTTGATGATGGGATCATCAACCTTACTCATGTCAGCTCTGGATAGCAGGTTGCAAATTGCTTGACAAAGGGACTGGGAACCAAGGCCTGTAACTTGGCATGTGCAAGATGGGGTTGATAGCTATCTACCACCCATCTTGAGGGGGAAGGTTGAACTGGTACAGGCCTGGCCCATAAGGCCCAGCCCATGTGCAGACCTAAAAGAGAGGAGGAGCTGCTCGAGTCTGAGCGTGAGCGTAAGTCACAAACCATAACCCAGCCGCCAGTGCCATAGAGGGAGAGGCTGGAGGTGAGTACCTCCCAGTTCAATAAAAGCACTACACATTCCAAAGTGAAATTACCAGGAACTTATTTAAATATAGACATCTCAACAAAACTCAACAGCAATATATTCTCATACATTGGACCACAAACTACAGTTCCTAGCTGGTCTGCACCACCTCCACACATGAATTCTCCATTGAAGACTGATCTAGGTATCTACATTAATGGATCCCTATGGAGATCCCCACTCCATTGCCCACTCCCTGGATCTACCGTTTCTCGGTTTGTTCCAAGGCAGTGGGATACCTTATTGTCAAGAAAAAGCTCTACATTGCAATATATTTACGTGCCATTTCCATCTTTGGGGATATGGTGGTCGAACTTGGATTTTGGAAAAGAGATTATGAACAAGAAAAGTCTTGGACTTTGGTTCACCGCAATAGGAACAAGCATTATCACTGCAAACAGATGACTGATATAAATGTTAAGAATGGTATTACTACTCTTTTCTGGTATGATGAATGGATACCAAACTATATCTATTGTATCCATGTATCCATTCATTTGCCAAGCACAAACACATATCTGTTCAGAAGGCCATGGAATATATCTCTGTAGATTTCCATGATATGTCCTCCCTGCCCATGTCTAGTATTGCTGTGCACCAATGCCAAGAGTTGCTTATTAATCTGGATGCTACTGAGGACATAGATGAGTGGAAGTTTGTATGGAATGGCACTAAATATTCAACAAAGAGAACATTTATTGAGCTTATTGGCAATCCTCCCCctgcctatgcaccattcaaacggATATGGTAATCATGCTGCTTGTCAAAACAGAAGTTTATCTTCTGGCTGCTCATACAGAACAGGCTCAACACCAAAGAAAtgctaaccaagaaaaacttctatATTGAGGATGAAAGTTGTGttttatcttttatgtgaacaGGGGGGGAATGAAAACTTGATGTAGTTATTCTTCAGTGGTGACTTTAGCCAGAACTTCTAGTTAAACCTAGGACATGGAACTCAGTCTTCATGGCATGATCATTGAAGCTAAGCAAAGAATGAGAATCATATGCTTCAACGAAACACTCAAGGAGCTTATGGAAACACAGAAAAAGTATCATATTATTTGACAATAAAACCAAGAATCTTATCCACTGGATATCCAATTTCAAGGAGCATTTCTACAGCATTATGAAGAGAGCAAAACTTAACTTGAAAGAAGGCACGAACACCTGGTTAGATTCAttgtaatttatttatttttctctctAATAACTCCTTCTGACCCTCTCTACTTCCGTTTGTACAGTTCCATATTTCTAATGAAAATCAGAGCCACAGTGGGGGCCCTGCCTACTGTCTTCTGCTCCCAGAAAAAAGCCTGGTCTGCACGCTGTGTCAATCTCCCCCAGCAAAGATACAAAATGAAAATGTTTAACGTCAATTCATCTATCAAGGTGGGTTATATACTCATAGTGGCTCACATAACTTGCGCGGAATGAGGAAGGTCACGGACATTAGAACCAGCCAATAACCAACTTGCATCTTAACTACGTCTATGACACATCAAGTGAGAAAAACGCCTAAACTTCTGTTATTGAAGAGGATGCTATAGCTTCGTACATTATGTGCCTATTTGTTGCAActaaatgatactccctccgtcccaaaataactgtctcaactttgtactaaagtactaactttagtacaaagttgtattaaggtcaagacacttattttgggacggagggggtaTTTTGTAGTCCCACTGAAAAAAATGATTCATTTGAGCTGGCGTATCATCAAGTTTCGCTGTAATGTGCATTTTCTCTTGTACTATTTTTTGCGAAATTCTCCGGATTCCAAAAGTTGTGCATCGTTCCCTACAAGACAAGAACATTTATTTCGGAATTAAAAAAATATCGTGTACCCTCATCGATGTCTTGCCCTAGGCCCCCAACATGTCAGAACCGGCCCTGGTTAAACAAGCGGCAATGGACCTCAACACCTCGTTTGATTGATCCACGCCTTATCTTTCAGATCCTGACAATAAGGCAGGCCATATGAACTGCTGCTCCTGAGCACGGACGCCTCAGCATCCATCAGCGGTTGAATTGCAACAAAATCGTAACACGCATCGTTCCCCAGAACAGATTGAACATAGGCAGACATTCGCAAATCTAAATGCCCTAGAATTAATGCTTAATTCGAGCACGGTAACAGAATCACACGATCAGCAGCACACGGATCCCCACCCACTACAATGCAGCGACCTGCTCAGCCTACCGTGACGCCTGCCCTACAGATGAGCGAGATAATACGGGAATATAATCAGTTGGATCGGATTACTCACATGCGTGCGACGCTTCCGGTGGCCCAAGAACTATCCCGCTTCCAACTGCAGAAAACGAGGACGATTAGCCTCAAAGGAAACGAATTTGGTAAAGACGAAGGGATTTAATCTCTCGTGGAATCGGATCTTGAGGAAGACGATGTGTTACCGGAGAGGGAGTCAAGGACGGCGATGTCGGGGGGCGGCGAGAACGGGAGGAGACGAGAGGTGATGAAAAAGcttggggcgtgtttggttgcccgtaTTAGGCCCAGCCTGGCCCGCGCGGAAAGAATTTGGTCTGTTTGGTTTCCTGTATTTACTGTGCGGTCCGCATCGCACGAAACTTAAAGCACGTCCAGGCCAGATCCAGGGAAAATGCATGAATCGGCAG is drawn from Triticum dicoccoides isolate Atlit2015 ecotype Zavitan chromosome 6B, WEW_v2.0, whole genome shotgun sequence and contains these coding sequences:
- the LOC119324679 gene encoding cytochrome b-c1 complex subunit 6-like is translated as MADEEVSDPKALLEDRTKAKCVYQWYEYQKCVKRIEGDETGQKHCTGQYFDYWKCIDKHVAEKLFDSLK